Sequence from the Fusobacterium periodonticum 1_1_41FAA genome:
AGAAAATTATTAATCCTGAAAAGGTAGAGTATTCAAAAATTACTCTTCTTGTATTGTTAGTTTCAATTATATTAAAATTAGCATTAGGAAAATATGTAAAAACTAAAGGGAAGAATTTTAATTCTCCCTCACTTATAGCTTCTGGTTCAGATGCTATGAGTGATGCCATACTTTCTCTTTCAGTATTATTATCAGCTATACTATATATTTTTACAAACATTAATATAGAAGCCTATGTTGGAGTACTTATTTCAATCTTTATCATAAAAGCTGGACTTGAAATATTTATGGATGCTGTAAATGAAATTCTAGGAAAAAGAGTTAATAAAGATATAAAAAACAAAATCAAAAAAACTATTTGTGAAATTGAGAATGTTCATGGTGCCTATGATTTAGTTTTACATAACTATGGTCCTGACAAATACATTGGCTCAGTTCATATAGAGATACCTGACTCTATGACTGCTGAGGAGATCGATCCTCTTGAAAGACATATAACTAATGTAGTTTTAGCAAAACATAATGTCTACCTATCTGGAATAACAATCTATTCTATGAATACAAGAAATGAAGAATTTAAAAAGATTCATTCTGATATTTTAAAAACTGTTATGTCTAATGAAGGGGTTTTAGAATTTCATGGTTTTTATATAGAAGAAAAGAATAAATCTATCAGATTTGACATTATAATTGACTATTCTAAAAAAAATAGAAATGAAATTTATGAAAAAATTTACAATGATGTTAAAAATAAATACCCTGATTATATAATAAATATCAAAGTTGATATAGATATCTAAAGTCTTATAATTATAAGAGCTATTCAAATCATTAAAAAAACTGATTTATGAAAATTAAAAAGGAAAAATCATGTTTGAAAACAGTGCTAATAGTTTTACTTTTATAAGTATTCTTTTATTTTGAAAAGTCGTTATTGACTATTTTATTTTTTTATAGTATCATGAATAAAGATAAATGTTTAAATATTTTATTAATATGTTAAGGGGGCTTGTTATGTTTGAATATCAATTAAATATGGCGGAAACTGTCGGTTTTGCAATTATACTTTTATTATTAGGAAGATGGATAAAAAAGAAAGTAAATTTCTTTGAAAGATTCTTTATTCCTGCACCAGTTATAGGTGGTACATTATTTTCTATAATCCTTTTAATAGGACACCAAACAGAAAGTTTTACTTTTACTTTCAATAATGATATCAAAAACTTATTAATGATTGCATTCTTTACAACAGTTGGATTCTCAGCAAGTTTAAAAATTCTTGCAAAAGGTGGAGTAGGAGTTGCTCTATTCTTATTAGCAGCTACAATATTAGTTATCCTTCAAGATATAGTTGGACCTGTTTTAGCTAAAGCTTTAGGAATAGATCCATTATTAGGGTTAGCAGCTGGTTCTATACCTTTAACAGGTGGACATGGAACATCAGGAGCATTTGGACCTTATCTTGAAGAATTAGGTGCTTCAGGGGCAACAGTTGTTGCAGTTGCATCAGCTACTTATGGATTAATTTCAGGATGTTTAATAGGTGGACCAATAGCTAGAAGACTTATGATAAAAAATAACTTAAAACCAACTGAAGGTAAAGCTGGTTTTGATAGTTCTCTATTAAATAATGAATCTGAAATGACTGAAGAAAGTTTATTCTCTGCAGTTGTATATGTTGGAATCGCAATGGGAATCGGTGCTACTATCAACATAATATTAGAAAAATATGGAATTAAATTCCCAGCATACTTAATGGGAATGGTTGTTGCAGCTATAATGAGAAACATCATAGATGCTAGTCAAAAACCTTTACCATTCAATGAAATAGGAGTAATTGGAAACATTTCTCTATCTCTATTCTTATCAATGGCTTTAATGTCTATGAAATTATGGGAACTTGTAGAATTAGCAGGACCTTTATCAATTATATTAATAGTTCAAACAATAGTAATGGCTTTATTTGCTTATTATGTAACATTTAATATTATGGGAAGAGACTATGATGCAGCAGTTATTGCTACTGGACACTGTGGATTTGGATTAGGAGCTACTCCAAATGCCATAGCTAACATGGAAACATTTACTGCAACTAATGGACCTTCTGTAAAAGCTTTCTTTATTATACCAATAGTAGGATCTCTATTTATAGACTTTGTTAATGCTATGGTTATAAAAGGATTCGCTTCTTGGATTGTTGCTAACTTCAGATAAAAATTAATAAAATATTAAAGATAGAAAAGATAGATTTTTTAAATCTATCTTTTTTCTATTTAAAATTGATATTATAAAAAAAATGTGATATGATAGAAAGGTATTTTACAGATAAGATAAAATAAAAAAGAAGGAAGAAAATGGCAGACAAAAGACAAAGAATAGGAATATTTGATTCAGGTTTAGGAGGAACAACTGTACTAAAGGAAATGATGAAAGCATTGCCAAATGAAGACTATATTTATTATGGTGACAATGGAAATTTCCCCTATGGTTCTGGTAAAACAAAAAATGAAATTCAAAAATTAACTGAAAGAATTTTAGATTTTTTTGTTAAAAATAATTGTAAACTAGTTATTGTTGCTTGTAATACAGCATCAACAGCTGCAATAGATTATTTGAGAGAAAGATTTCCTTTACCTATACTTGGTATAGTTGAGGCAGGAATTAAGATTGCAAGAAAAAATACTAAAACTAAAAATATAGCTGTAATTTCAACTAAATTTACAGCTGAATCTCATGGCTATAAAAATAAAGCTAAAATGATAGATACAGAATTAATTGTTAAAGAAATTGCTTGTATAGAATTTCCTATGATGATAGAAACAGGTTGGGAAACTTTTGACAATAGAGAAGAGTTACTTAATAAGTATTTAGCAGAAATTCCTAAAAATGTAGATACTTTAGTCTTAGGTTGTACTCACTATCCACTTATAAGAAAAGATATAGAAAACCATACAAATTTAAAAGTTGTTGACCCAGCTGTACAAATAGTTGATAAAGTAAAACAAACTCTAGGTTCTTTAGATCTTTTAAATGATAAAAAAGCAAAAGGTAAAAAAATATTTTTTGTAACAGGGGAAACATATCATTTTAAACCTACTGCAGAAAAATTTTTAGGTGAAGAAATAGAGATATATAGAATACCTAAATAAATTAAAATTTTATCTAAAAAAAATATTGTTGACAATTTTAATAAAATATTATATACTTGTTTCAATATATCAAAAGCTTAGTTAAATAAATAACCATCCAGAGAAACTGAGGGACTGGCCCGATGATGTTTCAGCAACCTACTTAGATGTGTGGTGCTAATTCCAGAGAGATGGAGAGGTCAATTATTATAAAGATAAAAAACCAATCCATACTCCTTAAGGTATGGATTTTTTAATTAAGTGAAGCTACTATAGAAAGCGGGGGAAAAATGATTACACTTGAAAAAGTAAATAAAGTTTATTCCAATGGCTTACATGCAGTAAAAGATGTTAGTTTGAAAGTAAATAGGGGAGATATTTTTGGTATTATAGGTTTAAGTGGTGCTGGAAAATCTTCTCTGATAAGACTTATTAACAGACTTGAAGAGCCTA
This genomic interval carries:
- a CDS encoding cation diffusion facilitator family transporter encodes the protein MKKNNEEKRETVIVKTSIIGIFVNILLVIFKATVGLLSNSIAIILDAVNNLSDALSSIVTIIATKIADSEPDKKHPLGHGRVEYLSAMIVAGIIFYAGITSLIESIKKIINPEKVEYSKITLLVLLVSIILKLALGKYVKTKGKNFNSPSLIASGSDAMSDAILSLSVLLSAILYIFTNINIEAYVGVLISIFIIKAGLEIFMDAVNEILGKRVNKDIKNKIKKTICEIENVHGAYDLVLHNYGPDKYIGSVHIEIPDSMTAEEIDPLERHITNVVLAKHNVYLSGITIYSMNTRNEEFKKIHSDILKTVMSNEGVLEFHGFYIEEKNKSIRFDIIIDYSKKNRNEIYEKIYNDVKNKYPDYIINIKVDIDI
- the gltS gene encoding sodium/glutamate symporter: MFEYQLNMAETVGFAIILLLLGRWIKKKVNFFERFFIPAPVIGGTLFSIILLIGHQTESFTFTFNNDIKNLLMIAFFTTVGFSASLKILAKGGVGVALFLLAATILVILQDIVGPVLAKALGIDPLLGLAAGSIPLTGGHGTSGAFGPYLEELGASGATVVAVASATYGLISGCLIGGPIARRLMIKNNLKPTEGKAGFDSSLLNNESEMTEESLFSAVVYVGIAMGIGATINIILEKYGIKFPAYLMGMVVAAIMRNIIDASQKPLPFNEIGVIGNISLSLFLSMALMSMKLWELVELAGPLSIILIVQTIVMALFAYYVTFNIMGRDYDAAVIATGHCGFGLGATPNAIANMETFTATNGPSVKAFFIIPIVGSLFIDFVNAMVIKGFASWIVANFR
- the murI gene encoding glutamate racemase; translated protein: MADKRQRIGIFDSGLGGTTVLKEMMKALPNEDYIYYGDNGNFPYGSGKTKNEIQKLTERILDFFVKNNCKLVIVACNTASTAAIDYLRERFPLPILGIVEAGIKIARKNTKTKNIAVISTKFTAESHGYKNKAKMIDTELIVKEIACIEFPMMIETGWETFDNREELLNKYLAEIPKNVDTLVLGCTHYPLIRKDIENHTNLKVVDPAVQIVDKVKQTLGSLDLLNDKKAKGKKIFFVTGETYHFKPTAEKFLGEEIEIYRIPK